GGAAACGGCCTTCCCAGGCGATCGAGCGCAGCGCCTGCTCGGCATACGCACCACCAACCGGATCGAAGATGATGTCGACGCCCTTGCCGCCGGTGAGTTTTTTCAAGCCTTCCTTCAGATCTTCCTTGGCGTAGTTCAGCGTCACCTCGGCGCCGTGCGCCTTGGCGAATTCGAGCTTCTCGTCCGACGAGGCGCAGGCGATCACCTTCAGGCCCATCAGCTTGCCGAGCTCGCAGGCAGCGAGGCCCGTGCCGCCGGCAGCTCCAAGCACCGCGAGCGTCTCGCCCGGCTTCGGGCTCGCGCGATCTTCCAGCGCATGCAGCGCGGTGCCGTAGATGATGATGATGCCGGCCGCGCGGTCATAGTCGAGATTGTCCGGAATCTTCACGATCGACGCCGCCGGCAGCGCGATCTTCTCGCGCGCGCCGTTGTGGCCGCAGGAGGCGACGACGCGATCGCCGACCTTCAGATCGGTCACGCCGGGACCGATGCTCTCGATCACGCCCGCGACTTCCGCGGCCGGCGAGAACGGGAACGGCGGCTTGATCTGGTACTTGCCCTGGATCATCAGAAGGTCGAAGAAATTCAGCGCCGCCGCCTTGATCGCGATCACGGCTTCGCCGGGACCCGCCACCGGATCCGGCACCTCGGCGAGCACGAGATCGTCGGGCTGGCAATATTGCGAGCAGAGGATGGCTTTCATGGCGGCACCTTGGGTCGTTTCGAGTGGAATTATGGTTAGGCCGTTTCTGCCGGATTTAGGCAGTGGCGACAATCCGGATTCTTTGCCGGATGCCATGTTCGGCCTATCCTCGTCATTGCGAGCGAAGCGAAGCAATCCAGACTATTTCCGCAGGACGGATTCTGGATTGCTTCGATTCGCTCGCAATGACGGTGTGTTTGGAGACAAGGATTCAAACGATGTTTGAAACAGGTCTGCTCAGGGACAAGCGCATTCTCGTCACCGGCGGCGGCTCGGGGCTTGGCGCTGCGATGGGGCGCCGCTTCCTCGCGCTCGGCGCTGAGCTCGTGATTTGCGGCCGCAAGCTCGACCGGCTCGAAGCAACCGCGCGCGAGATGCGCGAAGAGACCGGCGGCAGGGTCACGACGATCGCCTGCGACATTCGCGATGGCGCGGCTGTCGACAGCATGATGGACGCGATCTGGCGTGAAGCGCCGCTCGACATCCTCGTCAACAATGCTGCCGCGACCTTCATCGCTCAGAGCGAGCATCTCTCCTTCCGCGCAGCGGATGCCATCCTCGCACCGACGCTGCACGGCGCGATGTATTGCACGCTCGCCGCCGGCAAGCGCTGGATCGAGCGCCAGCACAAGGGCGTCGTGCTCTCGATCCTCTCGACCTCCACCATCACCGGCCGCGCCTTCACCGTTCCCTCGGCGATGGCGAAGTCGGCGGTGCTGGCGATGACCAAGAGCCTTGCGGTGGAATGGCGCCCGAAGGGTATCCGAACCGTCGCGATTGCGCCGGGCTCGTTCCCGACCGCCGGCGCATCGGGGCAGCTCCGCCCCGAGGGCCGCGACGAAGGCTGGACCACGCGCAACCCGCTTGGCCGTACCGGCGAGCACGGCGAGCTCGCCGATCTCGCCAGCTTCCTGGTCTCCGACCGCGCCGGCTACATCAATGGCGAGATGGTGGTGATCGATGGTGGCGCGCATTTGCGCAGTTCCGGCGCCGAGGATTTGTTGCGCTGGACCGACGCGCAATGGGCCGCGCAGCGCGCCGCGCGATCCAGGGTCTAGTTGCCGCGACTTCCGCTAACTGCCTTCCCAAATTGAGCTTTCCCGGCTATCCCTGCGCCGGGGACAACGCGCAGCCGGGCCATCTTCCAGTCACAATATTGAGGGAACCACTCCAGCATGTGGCGGGTGCTGATTTTAGCTTTGATGAGTGGTGTGCTGGCCGGGGGAATCGCCGGTTCCGCACGGGCGCAGACGTCGCAACCCGCGCCCAAGCCTGCACCGGCTGCACCGAAAGCGGCTGCGCCGGCCGCAAAGACGGCGGCAAAGCCCGAGAGCAAACCGGCGGCCCCGCCCGCTGCGGTTGCCGGCGGCGCGGAGCCGACGCTGATCGGCCAGTTCGGCACCTGGGGTGCTTATTCGGCGACGCCCAACGGCAAGAAGGTCTGCTTCGCGCTGGCAAAACCCTCGTCGTCGAAGACCAATCCGCCGAATCGGCCGCGCGATCCGGCCTATGCCTTCGTCTCGACCCGGCCGGCGGAGAAGGTGAACAACGAAGTCTCGGTCATGATCGGCTACGCGCTGAAGCCGGGGTCGGAATCCTCGGTCGAGGTCGGCGGCGCCGCGTTTGCGATGTACACGCAGGGCGATGGCCTCTGGATCAAGAACGCGGCCGAGGAGGAGCGGATGGTCGAGGCCATGCGCAAATCCGCCGATCTCGTGGTCAAGGGCGTCTCGGCCAAGGGGACGGAGACGACCGACACCTTCTCGCTGAAGGGCCTCGCCCAGGCGCTCGACAAGATCGCCCAGGATTGTAGGCGGTAACGCCTAGTCGTTAAGGCTGAGGGCGATAAGGTCGCAATCGGCAGTTCCGGTTGCTATATAGGGGCGGTTCCAGATTTCTTCCGTCATTCCGGGGCGCGCGAAGCGCGAACTACGGTGCCCGGTTGGGCACCTGAGAATCTCGAGGTTCCGGGTTCAGCTCTTCGAGCTGCCCAGAACGACCACAGCAATTAGGCACATAGATGCAACCGACTGCCGAGCCGCACAACGCAACATTGGTGGAGAAGACTCCACTCGAAACCTATGTGCCGCCGGCAAAGCCGTCGCTAATCGGCCTGTCGCGCGGCGAGCTCGCCGATCGCCTCGGCGAGATCGGCGTCGCTCCCGCCCAGCGCAAGATGCGCGTGCAGCAGCTCTGGCACTGGCTCTATTTCCGCGGCGCCCAAAGCTTCGACGAGATGACCTCGATCTCGAAGGGCATCCGCGCCGATCTCGCGCAGCATTTCACCGTCAACCGCCCCGAAGTCGTGGCCGAGCAGATCTCCAACGACGGCACACGCAAATGGCTGCTGCGTCTGCCGAGCGGCGACAATGTCGAGAAGGCGCATGAAGTCGAGTGCGTCTACATCCCCGATACCGATCGCGGCACGCTCTGCGTCTCCTCGCAGGTCGGCTGCACGTTGAATTGCTCGTTCTGTCACACCGGCACGCAGCGCCTGGTGCGCAACCTCACCGCCGGCGAGATCGTCGGCCAGATCATGGTCGCGCGCGATCGTCTGAACGATTGGGCCGATCGCGAGGACGGCACCCGCCGCGTCACCAACATCGTGATGATGGGCATGGGCGAGCCGCTGTACAATTTCGACGCCGTGCGCGATGCGCTGCTCATCGTCGGCGACAATGAAGGTATCGGCATCTCCCGCCGCCGCATCACGCTGTCGACGTCGGGCGTGGTGCCGAACATCGTGCGCGCCGGCGAGGAGATCGGCGTCATGCTCGCGATCTCGCTGCATGCGGTGCGCGACGAGCTGCGCAACGAGCTGGTGCCGCTCAACCGCAAATATCCGATCAAGGAGCTGCTGCAGGCCTGCCGCGATTATCCCGGCGCCTCGAATGCCCGCCGCATCACCTTCGAATATGTGATGCTCAAGGGCGTCAACGATTCGCTCGACGATGCGAAATTGCTGGTGAAGATGCTCAAGGGCATCCCGGCCAAGATCAACCTGATCCCATTCAATCCCTGGCCCGGCACGGCCTATGAATGCTCGGACTGGGACCAGATCGAAAAATTCTCCGAATACATTTTCAACGCCGGCTATTCCTCGCCGGTGCGCACGCCGCGCGGCCGCGACATCCTCGCCGCCTGCGGCCAGCTCAAGTCGGAGACCGAAAAGCTCTCGGCCCGCGAGCGCCAGGCGCTGCGCGCCATGGCGATGACGGATTAGCTAGACATGTGCGTGCTCTCGCCTCCTCGTCATTGCGAGCGAAGCGAAGCAATCCAGACTGTCACCGCGGAAGCAGTCTGGATTGCTTCGTCGCAAGTGCTTCTCGCAATGACGGAAGTGGTGGTTTTGGCATCATGTCCCTGATCGGCCGCCTCATCGTCATCTTCATCGGCTTCCTCGCCGCCTGCTTCGTCGGCGGGATGATCGTCGTCATTGCGCTGCTGTTTCCGGAGTTCGCCGATCTCGGCGCCGGCCCCGTGGATCAGGGCGCCATCGACATCCTGCTCGGCTTCGGCTTCATCTTCGTCTCGGGCTTTGCGCTGGTGCCTGCGGCGGTGATCGTCGCGATCACCGAGGCGCTCTATATCCGCAGCGCGCTCGCTTATGCCGTCGGCGGCGGTCTCGTCGGGCTCGCCTGCTATCTCGGTCTCGTTCCCTTCCACCCCGACACCTTGCAGTTCGAAGGCATCGTGCGGCGGCATCTGGAAATCATGACCGGCGCAGGCATCGTTGCCGGCGCGGTCTATTGGCTGATTGCCGGCCGCAATGCCGGCGCCTGGCGCATCCCGCCGCCCCCGCACAAGCCGCCTCCGCCGCTGCCGTCGAATTCGCGGCCGGATGTGCGGTGACTTTCTCACCCTCCCCTGGAGGAGGAGGATGGGCACTTCCGTTGGGGTTTCCATCCCTGCCCCACTCCGCTAAACCGCGCGCCATGAACCGGACTGGACTCTTCATCGCCCTGGCGCTGTGGCTCGTGATCGGCGTCGTTTTCGGCCTTTATCCCGAGCTCGATCTCAAGCTCGCGTCACTGTTCTTCGACCCCGAGACCAAGACGTTTCCGCTCAAGCTGAATGAATGGGCCGGCGTCGCGCGTGATGCCGCGATGTGGGTCTCCTGGGCGTTCGTGCTGCCGCCGCTGGTCGCGCTCGTGGTCAAGATGATCCGGCCCGACCGTCCCTTGATGGTGTCGGGGCGCGCGATCGTGTTCCTGCTCGTCACCATCATCCTGTCGGCCGTCATCATCACCAACCTCACCTTCAAGACCTATTGGGGCCGGCCGCGCCCGGTGGTGGTGACCGAGTTTGCCGGCGACCAGCAATTCGTGGCGTGGTGGGATCCGCGTGGCGACTGCGCGCGCAACTGCTCTTTTTTCTCGGGTGAGGGCGCGACCGCCTTCTGGACGCTGGCGCCGGCCGCGCTGGCGCCGCCGCCATGGCGGCCGCTCGCCTATACTGGCGCGGTCGTCTTCGGCCTCGTCACCAGTGGCCTGCGCATGGCCTTCGGCGGCCACTTCTTCACCGACGTCTCGACCGCCGGCCTCGTCACCTTCGTGGTGATCTGGCTCTTCTACGCGCTGATTTACCGCTGGCCGCGAACCCGGTTCTCGGACGCGGCGGTCGATGCCGCCCTGACCCGGCTGAACATGCCCGCCTACCGGCTGCGCCAGCGCCTGTTCGCCCGCAGAGCGGGCGCCGAACCCTCGGTTTGAGCCATTAAATGGGTGCCGAGCCCGGCGAAATTTGTTATTCGCGCGGTCAAGTTCGCAACTTCTTCAGCCCTTTGAGACCCGATTGGAAGCCCCATGACCACGATCCTGAAAAGCCTGCCCAAGGGTGAGAAAGTCGGCATCGCGTTTTCCGGCGGTCTCGACACCAGCGCGGCGCTGCTCTGGATGAAGCAGAAGGGCGCGCGCTGCTACGCCTACACCGCCAATCTCGGCCAGCCCGATGAGGCCGACTACAACGAGATCCCGCGCAAGGCCGAAGCGTTCGGCGCCGAGAAGGCCGTGCTGGTCGATTGCCGCACGCAGCTGGTGCACGAAGGCATCGCCGCGATCCAGTCCGGCGCCTTCCACATCTCGACCGGCGGCATCACCTATTTCAACACCACGCCGCTCGGACGCGCGGTGACCGGCACGATGCTGGTCGCGGCGATGAAGGGGGACGGCGTCAACATCTGGGGCGACGGCTCGACCTTCAAGGGCAACGACATCGAGCGCTTCTACCGCTACGGCCTTTTGACCAATCCTGCCTTGCGCATCTACAAGCCCTGGCTCGACCAGCAGTTCATCGACGAGCTCGGCGGCCGCGCCGAGATGTCGGCGTTCATGACGGCGCAGGGCTTTGCCTACAAGATGAGCGCGGAGAAGGCGTATTCGACCGACAGCAATCTGCTCGGTGCCACGCACGAGGCAAAAGATCTCGAGAGCCTCGACAGCGGCATCAAGATCGTCAACCCGATCATGGGCGTGCCGTTCTGGCGTGACGACTGCACTGTGAAGGCCGAGAAGGTCGTGGTGCGGTTCGAGGAGGGACAGCCGGTCGCGCTGAACGGCCAGACCTTCACCGATCCCGTCGCGCTGTTCCTCGAAGCCAACGCGATCGGCGGTCGCCACGGCCTCGGCATGAGCGACCAGATCGAAAACCGCATCATCGAGGCCAAGAGCCGCGGCATTTACGAGGCGCCCGGCATGGCGTTGCTGCACATCGCCTATGAGCGCCTCGTCACCGGCATCCACAACGAGGACACCATCGAGCAGTACCGCATCAGCGGCATGCGTCTTGGCCGTCTGCTGTATCAGGGCCGCTGGTTCGACTCGCAGGCCTTGATGCTGCGCGAGACCGCGCAGCGCTGGGTCGCGCGCGCCGTCACCGGCGAGGTGACGCTGGAGCTGCGCCGTGGCAACGATTATTCTATTTTGAACACGGAAAGTCCGAACCTCACCTATGCGCCTGAAAGGCTCAGCATGGAGAAGGTCGAGGATGCCGCCTTCACGCCGGCCGACCGCATCGGCCAGCTCACCATGCGCAACCTTGATATCGCGGATACGCGTACCAAGCTCGGTCTCTACTCGAAGACCGGCCTGCTCTCGGGCAGCGAAGGCTCGCAGATCTTCAAGCTCGAGAGCGACAAGGGCTGACACTCTCGCTCTCGTAGGGTGGGCAAAGCGCAGCGTGCCCACCACCTTTCCACGAAGGCAGTGATGGTGGGCACGGCGCGTGCGCGCCTTTGCCCACCCTACGAGTTCGCGGCCCGTGTCACCAGGCCGCGCGT
This is a stretch of genomic DNA from Bradyrhizobium sp. CB2312. It encodes these proteins:
- a CDS encoding invasion associated locus B family protein; translated protein: MWRVLILALMSGVLAGGIAGSARAQTSQPAPKPAPAAPKAAAPAAKTAAKPESKPAAPPAAVAGGAEPTLIGQFGTWGAYSATPNGKKVCFALAKPSSSKTNPPNRPRDPAYAFVSTRPAEKVNNEVSVMIGYALKPGSESSVEVGGAAFAMYTQGDGLWIKNAAEEERMVEAMRKSADLVVKGVSAKGTETTDTFSLKGLAQALDKIAQDCRR
- a CDS encoding NADPH:quinone oxidoreductase family protein translates to MKAILCSQYCQPDDLVLAEVPDPVAGPGEAVIAIKAAALNFFDLLMIQGKYQIKPPFPFSPAAEVAGVIESIGPGVTDLKVGDRVVASCGHNGAREKIALPAASIVKIPDNLDYDRAAGIIIIYGTALHALEDRASPKPGETLAVLGAAGGTGLAACELGKLMGLKVIACASSDEKLEFAKAHGAEVTLNYAKEDLKEGLKKLTGGKGVDIIFDPVGGAYAEQALRSIAWEGRFLVIGFAAGDIPKMPLNLALLKGCDIRGVFWGAWTRLNPEKNRANLEKLVKWTAEGKISSHVDRTFPLAQTADALKVLAGRQAMGKVILHP
- the argG gene encoding argininosuccinate synthase gives rise to the protein MTTILKSLPKGEKVGIAFSGGLDTSAALLWMKQKGARCYAYTANLGQPDEADYNEIPRKAEAFGAEKAVLVDCRTQLVHEGIAAIQSGAFHISTGGITYFNTTPLGRAVTGTMLVAAMKGDGVNIWGDGSTFKGNDIERFYRYGLLTNPALRIYKPWLDQQFIDELGGRAEMSAFMTAQGFAYKMSAEKAYSTDSNLLGATHEAKDLESLDSGIKIVNPIMGVPFWRDDCTVKAEKVVVRFEEGQPVALNGQTFTDPVALFLEANAIGGRHGLGMSDQIENRIIEAKSRGIYEAPGMALLHIAYERLVTGIHNEDTIEQYRISGMRLGRLLYQGRWFDSQALMLRETAQRWVARAVTGEVTLELRRGNDYSILNTESPNLTYAPERLSMEKVEDAAFTPADRIGQLTMRNLDIADTRTKLGLYSKTGLLSGSEGSQIFKLESDKG
- the rlmN gene encoding 23S rRNA (adenine(2503)-C(2))-methyltransferase RlmN, whose product is MQPTAEPHNATLVEKTPLETYVPPAKPSLIGLSRGELADRLGEIGVAPAQRKMRVQQLWHWLYFRGAQSFDEMTSISKGIRADLAQHFTVNRPEVVAEQISNDGTRKWLLRLPSGDNVEKAHEVECVYIPDTDRGTLCVSSQVGCTLNCSFCHTGTQRLVRNLTAGEIVGQIMVARDRLNDWADREDGTRRVTNIVMMGMGEPLYNFDAVRDALLIVGDNEGIGISRRRITLSTSGVVPNIVRAGEEIGVMLAISLHAVRDELRNELVPLNRKYPIKELLQACRDYPGASNARRITFEYVMLKGVNDSLDDAKLLVKMLKGIPAKINLIPFNPWPGTAYECSDWDQIEKFSEYIFNAGYSSPVRTPRGRDILAACGQLKSETEKLSARERQALRAMAMTD
- a CDS encoding SDR family oxidoreductase, which translates into the protein MFETGLLRDKRILVTGGGSGLGAAMGRRFLALGAELVICGRKLDRLEATAREMREETGGRVTTIACDIRDGAAVDSMMDAIWREAPLDILVNNAAATFIAQSEHLSFRAADAILAPTLHGAMYCTLAAGKRWIERQHKGVVLSILSTSTITGRAFTVPSAMAKSAVLAMTKSLAVEWRPKGIRTVAIAPGSFPTAGASGQLRPEGRDEGWTTRNPLGRTGEHGELADLASFLVSDRAGYINGEMVVIDGGAHLRSSGAEDLLRWTDAQWAAQRAARSRV
- a CDS encoding phosphatase PAP2 family protein — translated: MNRTGLFIALALWLVIGVVFGLYPELDLKLASLFFDPETKTFPLKLNEWAGVARDAAMWVSWAFVLPPLVALVVKMIRPDRPLMVSGRAIVFLLVTIILSAVIITNLTFKTYWGRPRPVVVTEFAGDQQFVAWWDPRGDCARNCSFFSGEGATAFWTLAPAALAPPPWRPLAYTGAVVFGLVTSGLRMAFGGHFFTDVSTAGLVTFVVIWLFYALIYRWPRTRFSDAAVDAALTRLNMPAYRLRQRLFARRAGAEPSV